The nucleotide sequence ATACTCCAGTTCTGAAACCTCCTATTTTAAGAAAAACCTGTCTTTGCTCTTGAAGATGCTTTTGACACTGGGGTTCTCTCTGTTTCCGATGACCCTGACACTGGATACGCAGAGATAAATGTGTGAGAGAAACTAAGTGCAAGCAGAACATATTTTAGACTTTCAGCAAACAAAACCATAATCTGTTTACTGCTCAAGATTTTAGAGGGTGAGATGTTTAGCATTGCAGCCTCCAATCCTTCGTCCTCCTCCATCACtataagagacaaaaaaataattgtatacAAAAATCAAGGATCAATCGGaggaatatttaatttttaaggcAATATTTGCCCTGTCATcttaacacttttaatgcacCATTCTTTATTGCTCACCCAGAGATGTATCTGGTTCACTGGATGGTGTGTTGGTTTGACTGGAGGAGGACTGTTGTCTCTTGAGCAGGtactgctgcagcttcttcatCCTGGTCCCAGGAAGGCAGSTCTTCTTCASTATGAAGSCAGCATAACCATCTTCTCTACCATCCCATATTTCCTTCCACGTGCTCTTGGCCCGAGAACCAAAACCAACCAGCTGGTCATGTTCAGAACAGGCTGCTGTAACATCATCTCTGCTGGCTTCATATTCCAGGGcatctttaatttctttaaaactgaGAGCATATTTCACA is from Poecilia reticulata strain Guanapo unplaced genomic scaffold, Guppy_female_1.0+MT scaffold_2390, whole genome shotgun sequence and encodes:
- the LOC103461572 gene encoding uncharacterized protein LOC103461572 isoform X2, with product MQKTIFYPGRLSVVFRKGPLGFLLQDPSPEAKKIKNNPSLWDKSEPKREDVVRQNALTVVRERGGDVTDVSEVLGDYSLQFGKYKGKSFRWLLENDAGYTLYLIRNLQEEEEAGICITESLSKVSLLTFVKYALSFKEIKDALEYEASRDDVTAACSEHDQLVGFGSRAKSTWKEIWDGREDGYAXFIXKKXCLPGTRMKKLQQYLLKRQQSSSSQTNTPSSEPDTSLVMEEDEGLEAAMLNISPSKILSMSGSSETERTPVSKASSRAKTGFS
- the LOC103461572 gene encoding uncharacterized protein LOC103461572 isoform X1; amino-acid sequence: MQKTIFYPGRLSVVFRKGPLGFLLQDPSPEAKKIKNNPSLWDKSEPKREDVVRQNALTVVRERGGDVTDVSEVLGDYSLQFGKYKGKSFRWLLENDAGYTLYLIRNLQEEEEAGICITESLSKVSLLTFVKYALSFKEIKDALEYEASRDDVTAACSEHDQLVGFGSRAKSTWKEIWDGREDGYAXFIXKKXCLPGTRMKKLQQYLLKRQQSSSSQTNTPSSEPDTSLVMEEDEGLEAAMLNISPSKILSSKQIMVLFAESLKYVLLALSFSHTFISAYPVSGSSETERTPVSKASSRAKTGFS